The following coding sequences lie in one Haematobia irritans isolate KBUSLIRL chromosome 3, ASM5000362v1, whole genome shotgun sequence genomic window:
- the Pdp gene encoding pyruvate dehydrogenase [acetyl-transferring]-phosphatase 1-like protein, mitochondrial, whose product MLTIFLRNTVANVRQRTLKTSTNGIFERTFCITTQRKNQQAHLSPYDVNLILRENEFMYTFNDDQSTILSYETNQLASNSPCEDTRTEASFNDKPGFICGIFDGHGGPACSQVISKRLLRYIAASIIDRKVLNEQIQKGCNSQTFLKCHNDKVDFVKEIKDIYEESFTKYINNLSSQSSKSRSQSIEEAFLLLDKDMSDEALNKTSMMTMSVAMSGAVAVVAHVEGLDLHLASTGDCTAVLGSQCAETGQWTSKKLNNEHNTDNQQEVQRILSEHPKEESDTAIRGDRLLGQLAPLRALGDFRYKWSKEEMAKYVVPVFGENFVPPNYHTPPYLTARPDVEHHRLTANDKFLVMGSDGLWDFLSPSQVVALVAEHLNSKIIMEPVKLPSGDVTLQSISDMLAERKAGRKRKPLDQNSATHLIRHALGGTDYGVEHSKISYYLSLPQDSVRYYRDDITITVIYFNSERIKALTSKSS is encoded by the exons ATGTTAACAATATTCCTACGCAATACAGTCGCAAATGTACGACAGAGGACCCTTAAAACAAGTACAAATGGTATATTCGAACGAACCTTTTGCATCACCACACAAAGGAAAAATCAACAAGCCCATTTGTCGCCATATGAT gttaatttaattttacgaGAGAATGAGTTTATGTACACGTTTAATGACGATCAAAGCACCATTCTTAGCTATGAAACGAATCAACTGGCATCAAATTCACCATGCGAAGACACTAGGACGGAAGCAAGTTTTAATGATAAACCAG GCTTTATTTGCGGAATTTTTGATGGACATGGTGGTCCGGCATGTTCCCAAGTTATTTCGAAACGTCTGTTACGTTACATAGCCGCATCTATTATAGATCGGAAGGTATTAAATGAACAAATtcaaaaaggttgcaatagtcaaacatttttaaagtgcCATAATGACAAG GTTGACTTTGTTAAAGAGATCAAAGACATTTATGAGGAGAGTTTTACAAAATACATTAATAATCTATCCAGCCAAAGTTCAAAATCACGATCACAATCTATAGAAGAAGCATTTTTGCTGTTGGATAAAGATATGTCCGATGAGGCATTGAATAAGACTAGTATGATGACCATGTCCGTGGCAATGTCGGGTGCAGTTGCAGTGGTAGCCCACGTGGAAGGCCTTGACCTACACTTGGCCAGCACTGGTGATtg cACAGCCGTTTTAGGATCACAATGTGCTGAAACAGgccagtggacgtccaaaaaactAAACAACGAACATAATACCGATAACCAACAAGAAGTGCAACGTATACTCTCCGAACATCCAAAGGAAGAAAGTGATACCGCAATACGTGGTGATCGTTTGCTTGGCCAATTGGCCCCATTAAGAGCTTTAGGAGATTTTCGTTATAAATGGTCCAAAGAAGAAATGGCCAAGTATGTAGTACCTGTTTTTGGAGAGAATTTTGTCCCTCCAAATTATCACACACCACCGTATTTGACGGCTAGACCTGATGTTGAACATCATCGATTGACGGCCAACGATAAGTTTTTGGTAATGGGTAGTGATGGTCTATGGGATTTCCTATCACCATCCCAA GTTGTTGCTCTGGTAGCGGAacatttaaattcaaaaataataatggaGCCAGTTAAACTGCCAAGCGGCGACGTTACTTTACAATCTATATCGGATATGTTGGCAGAACGAAA GGCTGGACGTAAACGAAAACCGTTGGACCAGAACTCTGCGACACATTTAATTCGTCATGCTTTGGGCGGCACCGATTACGGCGTTGAACACTCGAAAATATCGTATTACCTCTCACTACCTCAAGACTCTGTACGTTATTATCGTGATGATATCACCATAACAGTcatttatttcaattctgaACGTATTAAAGCCTTAACATCGAAATCAtcctaa
- the LOC142232247 gene encoding uncharacterized protein LOC142232247: MQNNKRRRYQKDLAPTDDIVTLITLVRQNPALYNYKLNPNQRRRSDILNGWAHIAAAIGNRYTVEECRRKWKNLRDTYHQYRLRKPKIGDGLSKWRYAKDMEFLSNVYQPKLKSNRTQSFNATPQDNLLHSVSESNDEHDQVVHQDMVHSSIISVNDTDTFILTAYEDVTHDNDVRHEDPNMSHGELNHDNNSMEDCVEIVKHEQHNNLDDDGNTGAEVDYEEVCLYEESGNTTSVDCETIIGAPGNSANSDDTKFQYIDTNDFCIGSMNPSRSQYSSSASSVIGATSSLKLKSLPMVTSSTTMPSTSSNTTMDSTTSCVTIAGTTGVHLQQHLPELTPSPTTPTGGNSTATSSTNPAVKPDTNNLLATTTQQQQQQQPPPSYSSSHNSSSNNNNNMSTLHTMSSNCPVSDYCNHQREECDLFFDFLKKKIQRFPPEEITSIQVEFLNCVLRREAEHAQKAQQQNHHHNHTSMNQ, translated from the exons AGAGAAGACGTTACCAAAAGGATTTGGCGCCAACAGATGATATAGTTACGCTAATAACTTTGGTCCGACAAAATCCTGCAttatataattacaaattaaaccCAAATCAAAGAAGGCGCAGTGATATATTAAATGGTTGGGCACATATAGCAGCTGCAATTGGAA ACAGATATACCGTGGAGGAATGCCGTcgaaaatggaaaaatcttcGAGATACCTACCATCAATATCGTCTACGAAAGCCCAAAATAGGTGATGGTCTTTCAAAGTGGCGTTATGCTAAAGATATGGAATTTCTATCAAATGTATATCAACCCAAACTGAAATCAAATCGTACTCAAAGTTTCAATGCTACGCCGCAGGATAATCTTTTGCACAGCGTTTCCGAAAGTAATGATGAACATGATCAGGTGGTTCATCAGGATATGGTTCATTCGAGTATAATTTCCGTTAACGATACCGATACATTCATTTTAACCGCATATGAAGATGTAACACACGATAACGATGTCAGACATGAAGATCCAAATATGTCTCATGGCGAGTTAAATCATGACAATAACAGCATGGAAGATTGTGTAGAAATTGTTAAACACGAACAACACAATAACCTGGATGATGATGGTAATACGGGTGCCGAAGTGGACTATGAGGAAGTATGTCTGTATGAAGAATCTGGCAATACAACTAGCGTTGACTGTGAAACAATAATTGGAGCTCCGGGAAATTCTGCTAACTCAGATGACACGAAATTTCAGTATATAGATAcaaatgatttttgtattggcTCTATGAATCCTTCACGATCACAATATTCAAGTAGTGCAAGTAGTGTTATAGGCGCTACTAGTagcctaaaattgaaaagtttgccTATGGTCACTTCGTCGACGACAATGCCTTCAACATCATCGAATACCACTATGGATTCAACAACGTCATGTGTTACAATAGCAGGAACCACCGGGGTACATTTGCAACAACATTTGCCTGAGTTAACGCCCTCTCCAACTACACCAACTGGTGGAAATAGTACAGCAACATCGTCTACAAATCCAGCGGTTAAACCTGATACAAATAATCTTTTGGCCACAActacccaacaacaacaacaacaacaacctccACCATCATATTCAAGCAGTCATAATTCTTCAtccaataataacaataatatgaGTACATTACACACTATGTCCTCAAATTGTCCCGTGTCTGATTATTGTAATCACCAACGCGAAGAGtgtgatttattttttgattttcttaagAAGAAAATTCAACGCTTTCCTCCCGAAGAGATAACCTCGATCCAGGTGGAATTTCTCAATTGTGTATTACGTCGGGAAGCCGAACATGCACAAAAGGCACAACAACAGAATCATCATCATAATCATACATCTATGAATCAGTAA